A genomic stretch from Nitrobacter winogradskyi Nb-255 includes:
- a CDS encoding tetratricopeptide repeat protein, whose translation MSLLRPVAIAAGLLMLGESAAAQLQPSPSADAPSAGKSVKTKAIKPPPPTPPAGLEPDNKANAQVADDPNADPVYGAYQRGLYKTAFDLALKRAQEDKNPAAMTMLGELYANGLGVRRDYGKAIEWHQRAADLGDREAMFALAMLRISGRGGPPDRTGAVKWLAASAKLGQPKAAYNLALLHMDGQTLPQDFKRAAELLRFAADAGSPEAQYALATFYKEGTGVEKNLYKSVRLLQAASLAGNVDAEVEYAIALFNGSGTGKNEAAAVSLLRKAARRNSAIAQNRLAHALVEGMGVPMDKVEGLKWHIVAKTGGKGDLKLDAAMAQATPEERAGAESAARKWLGIK comes from the coding sequence ATGAGTTTGCTGCGTCCGGTCGCCATCGCCGCCGGCCTTCTCATGCTCGGGGAAAGCGCGGCTGCGCAGCTCCAGCCCTCGCCGTCGGCCGATGCGCCGTCCGCGGGCAAGAGCGTCAAGACCAAGGCCATCAAACCGCCGCCGCCAACGCCGCCCGCCGGGCTGGAGCCGGACAACAAGGCGAACGCGCAGGTTGCTGACGATCCGAACGCGGATCCGGTTTACGGCGCCTATCAGCGCGGCCTTTACAAGACGGCGTTCGATCTCGCCTTGAAACGAGCACAGGAGGACAAGAACCCCGCCGCCATGACCATGCTCGGCGAACTCTACGCCAATGGGCTCGGCGTCAGGCGCGACTACGGCAAGGCCATCGAATGGCATCAACGTGCGGCCGATCTGGGCGATCGAGAGGCCATGTTCGCGCTCGCCATGCTTCGCATCAGCGGACGCGGCGGACCTCCCGACAGGACGGGCGCGGTGAAATGGCTGGCGGCGTCGGCCAAGCTCGGCCAGCCCAAGGCCGCCTACAATCTGGCGCTTCTCCACATGGACGGGCAAACGCTGCCGCAGGATTTCAAGCGCGCCGCCGAACTGTTGCGATTCGCAGCCGACGCCGGCAGTCCGGAAGCGCAGTATGCGCTGGCCACTTTCTACAAGGAAGGCACCGGCGTCGAAAAGAACCTCTACAAGTCGGTGCGGCTGTTGCAGGCCGCCTCGCTCGCCGGCAACGTCGACGCCGAGGTCGAATATGCAATCGCGTTGTTCAACGGCAGCGGCACCGGGAAAAACGAGGCGGCCGCGGTATCGCTGCTGCGCAAAGCCGCCAGGCGAAACAGCGCGATCGCCCAAAATCGTCTCGCCCACGCCCTTGTCGAAGGCATGGGCGTCCCGATGGACAAGGTCGAAGGCCTGAAATGGCACATCGTGGCGAAAACCGGCGGCAAGGGCGATCTGAAGCTCGACGCGGCGATGGCGCAGGCGACGCCCGAAGAACGCGCCGGTGCGGAGAGCGCCGCGCGCAAATGGCTTGGAATCAAATGA
- the tkt gene encoding transketolase, with protein MPTVDSSRMANAIRALAMDGVEKAKSGHPGLPMGTADIATVLFTKFLKYDAADPHWPDRDRFILSAGHGSMLLYALLYLTGYKQMTLDQLKNFRQLDSKTPGHPENFITEGAETTTGPLGQGVATSVGFALAERLLAAEFGGEVVDHYTYVLCSDGDLMEGISHEAIALAGHLKLNKLIFLYDDNGITIDGPISLADDVDQVARFKACGWDARRIDGHDQKAIAAAIRRAQKSDRPSLIACKTIIGYGAPTRAGTSKAHGEALGAEELAGTKKALDWEYGPFEVPDDVLNAWRSAGRKGKRHNKEWRARLAAQPDAQRDEFKRRVIERKPSQNLNEAIRKLKDKLVAEPPTVATRKASEMALEALVPAVPELLLGSADLTPSNNTRTKGLKEVEPGQYGGRYIHYGIRELGMAAAMNGIALHGGYAPAGGTFMCFADYARPAMRVSALAYIPTIYIMTHDSIGLGEDGPTHQPVEHLASLRAMPNMRVFRPADAVETAECWQLALERPKGPTVLALSRQNLAPVRKTADTDNRCAHGAYELVAPNGEAKVSIFASGSEVEIAVAAQQQLSQRGIASRVVSVPSLELLLEQPEDRRQAIIGKAPVKIAVEAAVRFGWDAVIGADGLFVGMNSFGHSAPAKDLYKHFGITAEAVVSAVEKRLG; from the coding sequence ATGCCGACCGTCGACTCCTCCCGTATGGCAAATGCAATCCGCGCGCTCGCGATGGATGGTGTAGAAAAAGCAAAATCGGGCCATCCCGGCCTGCCCATGGGCACGGCCGACATCGCCACGGTGCTGTTCACCAAGTTCCTGAAATACGACGCCGCCGATCCGCACTGGCCGGACCGGGACCGCTTCATTCTTTCGGCCGGCCACGGCTCAATGCTGCTTTATGCGTTGTTATACCTGACCGGCTACAAGCAGATGACGCTCGATCAGCTCAAGAATTTCCGGCAGCTCGACTCCAAGACGCCGGGTCATCCGGAGAACTTCATCACCGAGGGCGCGGAAACCACCACAGGCCCGCTCGGCCAGGGTGTCGCCACCTCGGTCGGCTTCGCGCTGGCGGAACGGCTGCTGGCCGCCGAATTCGGCGGCGAGGTGGTCGACCACTACACTTACGTGCTGTGCTCCGACGGCGACCTGATGGAGGGCATCAGCCATGAGGCGATCGCGCTGGCGGGTCACCTCAAGCTCAACAAGCTGATTTTCCTTTACGATGACAACGGCATCACCATTGACGGCCCGATCTCGCTGGCCGACGACGTCGATCAGGTGGCGCGTTTCAAGGCGTGCGGCTGGGACGCAAGGCGGATCGACGGCCATGATCAGAAGGCAATCGCCGCCGCGATCCGCCGGGCGCAGAAATCCGACAGGCCGTCGCTGATCGCCTGCAAGACCATCATCGGTTACGGCGCTCCCACCAGGGCCGGCACGTCCAAGGCGCACGGCGAAGCGCTTGGCGCGGAAGAACTCGCGGGGACGAAAAAAGCGCTGGACTGGGAGTATGGTCCCTTTGAAGTTCCCGACGATGTCCTCAACGCCTGGCGCAGCGCCGGACGCAAGGGCAAGCGGCACAACAAGGAGTGGCGCGCGCGGCTCGCAGCCCAGCCGGATGCTCAGCGAGACGAATTCAAGCGTCGCGTCATCGAACGCAAGCCATCTCAAAACCTCAATGAGGCGATCCGCAAGCTCAAGGACAAGCTGGTCGCCGAACCGCCGACGGTCGCCACCCGCAAAGCCAGCGAAATGGCGCTCGAGGCGCTGGTGCCGGCGGTGCCGGAACTGCTGCTCGGTTCCGCCGATCTCACCCCTTCGAACAACACCCGCACCAAGGGCCTGAAAGAAGTGGAGCCCGGCCAATATGGCGGCCGCTACATCCACTACGGTATCCGCGAACTCGGCATGGCCGCCGCCATGAACGGCATCGCCCTGCACGGCGGATATGCGCCGGCCGGCGGCACCTTCATGTGTTTCGCCGACTATGCCCGCCCGGCGATGCGCGTTTCGGCGCTGGCGTATATTCCCACAATCTACATCATGACCCACGACTCGATCGGGCTCGGCGAGGACGGTCCCACCCATCAGCCGGTGGAACATCTGGCAAGCTTACGCGCGATGCCCAACATGCGGGTGTTCCGCCCCGCCGATGCGGTCGAGACCGCCGAATGCTGGCAACTCGCTCTTGAGCGGCCGAAGGGACCGACGGTTCTGGCCCTGTCGCGCCAGAACCTCGCGCCGGTGCGCAAGACCGCGGACACGGACAATCGCTGCGCGCATGGCGCCTATGAACTGGTCGCACCCAACGGCGAGGCGAAGGTGTCGATCTTCGCGTCGGGATCCGAAGTCGAGATCGCCGTTGCCGCGCAGCAGCAACTCTCCCAGCGCGGCATCGCCTCGCGCGTTGTTTCGGTGCCCTCCCTGGAACTGTTGCTAGAGCAGCCCGAGGATCGCCGGCAGGCCATTATCGGCAAGGCTCCCGTCAAGATCGCCGTGGAAGCCGCCGTGCGCTTCGGATGGGACGCCGTCATCGGGGCGGACGGCCTTTTCGTCGGCATGAACAGTTTCGGCCACAGCGCTCCCGCCAAGGACCTCTACAAGCATTTCGGCATCACCGCCGAAGCCGTGGTCAGCGCAGTCGAAAAACGCCTTGGCTGA
- a CDS encoding thiamine phosphate synthase, which translates to MPPKAAPPRPAPRLYLATPVIDDPSHVAAQLPALLASADVAAVLVRLSPSDPRTMISRIKALAPLIQSTGVALLLEAHADLVARAGADGAHLTGIEALQETLPVLKPDRIAGVGGLSTRHDSMVAGEAGADYVLFGEPDETGDRPSAEAIAERLTWWAELFEPPCVAHAMNIDEARLFAASGADFILVDDIVWTDTRGAALALADIATAIARGHESQGGAERTDPPHGVRGAG; encoded by the coding sequence ATGCCCCCGAAAGCCGCACCACCACGACCAGCCCCCCGGCTTTATCTCGCGACGCCGGTCATCGATGACCCCTCGCACGTCGCGGCGCAGCTTCCCGCGCTCCTCGCGTCGGCGGATGTCGCCGCGGTGCTGGTTCGGCTCTCGCCGTCCGATCCCCGCACGATGATATCGCGGATCAAGGCGCTGGCGCCCTTGATTCAGAGCACCGGCGTCGCGCTTTTGCTCGAGGCTCACGCCGATCTGGTCGCAAGGGCGGGCGCCGATGGCGCGCATCTCACGGGCATCGAGGCGTTGCAGGAGACGCTGCCCGTACTGAAGCCCGACCGTATCGCCGGCGTCGGCGGCCTGTCGACGCGCCATGACTCCATGGTCGCCGGCGAGGCCGGCGCTGATTACGTGCTGTTCGGCGAGCCGGATGAGACCGGTGATCGGCCGTCCGCGGAAGCGATCGCCGAGCGGCTGACATGGTGGGCCGAACTGTTCGAGCCGCCGTGTGTCGCCCACGCGATGAACATCGATGAAGCGCGGCTTTTCGCGGCATCGGGCGCGGATTTCATACTGGTCGACGACATCGTCTGGACCGACACCCGCGGCGCGGCCTTGGCGCTCGCGGATATCGCAACCGCAATCGCACGAGGTCACGAATCGCAAGGCGGCGCGGAGCGCACGGACCCTCCACATGGCGTCAGGGGCGCCGGATGA
- a CDS encoding class I fructose-bisphosphate aldolase, translating into MNLDDLNKVAQAMVAPGKGILAADESSPTITKRFNAIGVTSTEESRRDYREMMFRATDAMTQYISGVILYDETIWQSARDGTPLIRLIEQAGAIPGIKVDEGTQPLPACSGELVTVGLDRLAERLNKYHAQGARFAKWRAVIDINAADRIPSMTAIGVNAHALGRYAALCQAAQIVPIVEPEVLMDGDHDIDRCLEVTTRVLNVTFQELRKQRVALEGMILKPNMAISGKKSARKAPVEEVAEKTVRMLKACVPAAVPGIAFLSGGQSDEEATAHLDAMNRMGNLPWKLTFSYGRALQAAPQKAWSGKPENVVAGQRALIHRARMNSLATRGAWSADLEEKAA; encoded by the coding sequence ATGAATCTCGATGACCTCAACAAAGTGGCGCAGGCGATGGTCGCGCCGGGCAAGGGCATTCTCGCCGCCGACGAGTCGTCGCCCACCATCACCAAACGCTTCAATGCCATCGGCGTGACATCGACCGAGGAAAGCCGCCGCGACTATCGCGAGATGATGTTCCGCGCCACCGACGCCATGACTCAATACATCTCCGGCGTCATTCTCTACGACGAAACCATCTGGCAGAGCGCCAGGGACGGCACGCCGCTGATCAGGCTGATCGAGCAGGCCGGCGCGATTCCCGGCATCAAGGTCGATGAGGGCACGCAACCCCTGCCCGCCTGCTCCGGCGAACTCGTGACCGTCGGGCTGGACCGTCTCGCCGAGCGCCTGAACAAATACCATGCCCAGGGCGCACGTTTCGCGAAGTGGCGCGCGGTGATCGACATCAACGCGGCGGACCGCATCCCGAGCATGACCGCGATCGGCGTCAACGCCCATGCGCTGGGACGCTATGCCGCGTTGTGTCAGGCTGCCCAGATCGTGCCGATCGTCGAGCCGGAAGTGCTGATGGACGGCGACCACGACATCGATCGCTGCCTTGAGGTCACGACGCGCGTCCTCAACGTGACCTTTCAGGAGCTGCGGAAGCAGCGTGTCGCCCTGGAAGGCATGATCTTGAAGCCCAACATGGCGATCTCGGGCAAGAAGAGCGCCAGGAAGGCGCCCGTGGAGGAAGTCGCGGAGAAGACGGTGCGCATGTTGAAGGCCTGCGTGCCCGCCGCCGTCCCCGGCATCGCCTTCCTGTCCGGCGGTCAGTCCGACGAGGAGGCCACCGCTCATCTCGACGCCATGAACCGGATGGGCAACCTGCCGTGGAAGCTCACTTTCTCCTACGGCCGCGCGCTGCAGGCGGCGCCGCAGAAAGCGTGGTCCGGCAAGCCCGAGAACGTCGTCGCCGGGCAGCGGGCTCTCATCCACCGGGCGCGGATGAATTCGCTCGCAACCCGGGGAGCGTGGAGCGCCGATCTTGAAGAGAAAGCTGCGTGA
- a CDS encoding 5-formyltetrahydrofolate cyclo-ligase codes for MPISSDSQPKDELRAAALARRDALSAEERASAAVALAARMPPLDITSSTVVAGYAPIRSEIDPMPLMRSLAGKGAALAMPVIVARDTALVFRAWVPGAALVRGALGTFEPPANAVEVVPDIVLVPLAAFDRAGHRIGYGAGYYDRTLEALRRHKTVTAIGLAFTVQEVAQVPALSHDVRLDYVLTEAGVCRLGSK; via the coding sequence ATGCCGATTTCCTCTGATTCACAGCCCAAGGACGAGTTGCGCGCTGCCGCACTAGCTCGCCGCGATGCCTTGAGCGCAGAGGAGCGCGCCAGCGCGGCGGTTGCGCTCGCGGCGCGGATGCCGCCGCTCGATATAACGTCATCGACAGTCGTTGCCGGTTATGCGCCGATCCGCAGCGAGATTGATCCCATGCCGTTGATGCGGAGCCTTGCCGGGAAGGGCGCGGCGCTTGCGATGCCGGTGATCGTGGCGCGTGACACCGCGCTGGTGTTTCGCGCGTGGGTGCCGGGCGCTGCGCTGGTTCGCGGGGCCTTGGGAACCTTTGAGCCGCCCGCCAATGCGGTCGAGGTCGTTCCGGACATCGTGCTGGTGCCGCTGGCGGCGTTCGACCGCGCCGGCCATCGCATCGGTTATGGCGCCGGCTATTACGATCGCACGCTTGAAGCGTTGCGGCGACACAAGACCGTTACCGCGATCGGTCTTGCTTTTACGGTGCAGGAGGTAGCGCAGGTGCCCGCGTTGTCCCACGACGTCCGGCTCGATTATGTGCTAACCGAAGCCGGCGTATGCAGGCTCGGGAGCAAATAG
- a CDS encoding phosphoglycerate kinase: MTNSFRTLDDVDVRGKRVLLRVDLNVPMEQGRVTDATRLERVAPTITEIADKGGKAILLAHFGRPKGADPKNSLRPVAEELAKVLGKPVAFADDCVGEPAQQAVAAMKDGDILCLENTRFHPEEEKNDPAFVAELARLGDIWVNDAFSAAHRAHASTEGLGHKLPGYAGRTMQAELEALNKALEAPTKPVIAVIGGAKVSTKIDLLENLVSKVDALVIGGGMANTFLHAQGVSIGKSLAEKDLAATALRIMEKAEAANCAIILPVDATVAFHFAANTPSHAYGLDAIPADGMILDVGPQSVERVRSAIDDAATLVWNGPLGAFELTPFDRGTVAAAKHAAERTKAGKLVSVAGGGDTVAALNQADVAGDFTYVSTAGGAFLEWMEGKPLPGVEVLRAK; this comes from the coding sequence ATGACAAATTCCTTCCGCACCCTCGATGACGTTGACGTTCGCGGAAAGCGCGTCCTGCTCCGCGTCGATCTCAACGTCCCCATGGAGCAGGGCCGCGTCACCGACGCCACGCGGCTGGAGCGGGTGGCCCCGACCATCACCGAGATCGCGGACAAGGGCGGCAAAGCGATCCTGCTGGCACATTTCGGCCGCCCCAAGGGCGCCGACCCCAAAAACTCGCTGCGCCCGGTCGCGGAGGAACTTGCAAAAGTCCTCGGCAAGCCGGTGGCCTTCGCCGACGACTGCGTCGGCGAGCCGGCGCAACAGGCGGTCGCCGCGATGAAGGATGGCGACATCCTTTGCCTGGAGAATACCCGCTTCCACCCGGAGGAGGAAAAGAACGACCCGGCCTTCGTCGCCGAACTGGCCCGGCTCGGCGACATCTGGGTGAACGACGCCTTTTCAGCCGCGCATCGCGCCCACGCCTCCACCGAAGGTCTCGGGCACAAGCTGCCGGGCTATGCGGGCCGCACCATGCAGGCCGAGCTTGAGGCGCTCAACAAGGCGCTCGAAGCGCCGACCAAGCCCGTCATCGCCGTGATCGGCGGCGCGAAGGTCTCGACCAAGATCGACCTTCTCGAAAACCTTGTCAGCAAGGTCGATGCGCTGGTGATCGGCGGCGGCATGGCCAACACCTTCCTGCACGCGCAAGGCGTCAGTATCGGCAAATCGCTGGCGGAAAAGGATCTCGCGGCGACCGCGCTGCGCATCATGGAAAAGGCCGAGGCCGCCAACTGCGCCATCATCCTTCCGGTTGATGCGACCGTGGCGTTCCATTTCGCCGCCAACACGCCATCCCACGCCTATGGGCTCGACGCGATCCCGGCCGATGGCATGATTCTCGACGTCGGCCCGCAGTCGGTGGAGCGCGTTCGTTCGGCCATCGACGACGCCGCGACGCTGGTCTGGAACGGCCCGCTCGGCGCGTTCGAACTGACGCCTTTCGATCGCGGCACAGTCGCCGCGGCAAAACACGCGGCGGAACGCACCAAGGCTGGCAAGCTGGTGTCGGTCGCCGGAGGCGGCGACACGGTCGCGGCGCTGAACCAGGCGGACGTGGCCGGCGATTTCACCTATGTCTCGACAGCCGGCGGCGCTTTCCTGGAGTGGATGGAAGGCAAGCCGCTGCCCGGCGTCGAGGTGCTGAGGGCAAAATGA
- a CDS encoding DUF4164 domain-containing protein: MNDRPANRSASAEPPNGGGGTDIDAATRRLTAALDALERAVERRRDADRDEDELASRIQALGADRSRLADELDGSLVRTRKLERTNREIAEKLDTAIGAIKSVLEAAGEKP, from the coding sequence ATGAACGACCGACCGGCCAATCGTTCCGCCAGTGCTGAACCGCCCAATGGGGGCGGGGGAACCGATATCGACGCCGCCACCCGGCGGCTGACGGCCGCGCTCGATGCGCTGGAACGGGCGGTGGAGCGGCGGCGCGACGCGGACCGCGACGAGGACGAACTGGCGAGCCGCATTCAGGCTCTCGGCGCGGATCGCTCACGCCTTGCGGATGAACTCGACGGATCGCTGGTGCGCACGCGCAAGCTGGAGCGGACCAATCGTGAGATCGCGGAAAAGTTGGACACCGCGATCGGCGCCATCAAGTCCGTGCTCGAGGCGGCGGGAGAGAAGCCATGA
- a CDS encoding cell division protein ZapA, translated as MSHVNVTINSRQYRMACEDGQEDRLLKLAGDLEGRIGQLRGKFGEIGDQRLEVMAALVTSDELMDAQQRIRALEEELKALRDVRAAAAERARATQTAVVAALNMAAHRIEKTTQVLNRTVGGGIAIG; from the coding sequence ATGAGCCACGTCAACGTGACCATCAATAGCCGCCAGTACCGGATGGCTTGCGAGGATGGCCAGGAAGACCGGCTGCTGAAGCTCGCGGGCGATCTGGAAGGCCGTATCGGCCAGTTGCGCGGCAAGTTCGGAGAAATCGGGGATCAGCGTCTCGAGGTCATGGCGGCTCTGGTGACATCCGACGAACTGATGGATGCGCAGCAGCGCATCCGCGCTCTGGAGGAAGAGCTCAAGGCGTTGCGCGATGTGCGCGCCGCGGCCGCCGAGCGCGCCCGCGCGACGCAGACGGCGGTTGTCGCCGCGCTGAACATGGCGGCGCACCGGATCGAGAAGACCACGCAGGTACTGAACCGCACCGTCGGCGGCGGCATCGCCATCGGGTGA
- the gap gene encoding type I glyceraldehyde-3-phosphate dehydrogenase, protein MAVRVAINGFGRIGRNVLRAVYESGRDEIEIVAINDLGPVETNAHLLRFDSVHGRFPFEVKVEGDSIVIGKNKIKVTAERDPSKLPWKELGIDIAMECTGLFTAKEKASAHLTAGAKRVLVSAPAEGADLTVVYGVNHDKLTKDHLVVSNGSCTTNCLAPVAKVLNDLIGIETGFMTTIHAYTGDQPTLDTMHKDLYRGRAAGLSMVPTSTGAARAIGLVLPELKGKLDGVAIRVPTPNVSVVDLKVIAKRETSTNEINEAMKRASSQELKGILGTTDQPNVSSDFNHDSHSSTLHIDQTKVQNGTLVRVLSWYDNEWGFSNRMTDTAVAMAKLI, encoded by the coding sequence ATGGCAGTCCGGGTCGCAATCAACGGGTTTGGCCGCATCGGCCGCAATGTTTTGCGCGCCGTTTACGAGTCCGGCCGCGACGAGATCGAAATCGTCGCCATCAATGACCTCGGCCCGGTGGAAACCAACGCGCATCTGTTGCGCTTCGACTCGGTGCATGGCCGCTTCCCCTTCGAGGTGAAGGTTGAAGGCGACAGCATCGTGATCGGCAAGAACAAGATCAAGGTGACCGCCGAACGCGATCCGTCCAAGCTGCCCTGGAAGGAACTCGGCATCGACATCGCGATGGAGTGCACCGGCCTTTTCACCGCGAAGGAAAAAGCTTCCGCGCACCTCACCGCAGGCGCCAAGCGCGTGCTGGTGTCGGCTCCGGCCGAAGGCGCGGATCTGACGGTGGTCTATGGCGTCAACCACGACAAGCTGACGAAGGATCATCTGGTCGTTTCGAACGGATCCTGCACCACCAACTGTCTCGCGCCGGTGGCGAAAGTCCTCAACGATCTGATCGGAATCGAAACCGGCTTCATGACCACGATTCACGCCTATACAGGCGACCAGCCGACCCTCGACACCATGCACAAGGACCTCTATCGCGGCCGCGCCGCGGGTCTTTCGATGGTTCCGACCTCGACCGGCGCCGCGAGGGCGATCGGCCTGGTGCTGCCGGAACTGAAGGGCAAGCTTGACGGCGTCGCGATCCGCGTGCCGACGCCGAACGTCTCGGTGGTCGATCTCAAGGTGATCGCCAAGAGAGAGACGTCCACGAACGAGATCAACGAGGCGATGAAGCGGGCTTCATCACAGGAGCTGAAGGGCATCCTCGGCACCACCGACCAGCCCAATGTCTCAAGCGATTTCAACCACGATTCGCACTCCTCGACTCTCCACATCGACCAGACCAAGGTACAGAACGGCACGCTGGTGCGCGTGTTGTCGTGGTACGACAACGAATGGGGCTTCTCCAATCGCATGACGGACACCGCCGTCGCCATGGCGAAGCTGATCTGA
- a CDS encoding inositol monophosphatase family protein, with translation MLQSALMNVMVKAARRAGRSLKRDLGEIENLQVSLKGPANFVSLADKRAEDILYDELNKARPGYGFFGEEGGSREGTDKSHTWIVDPLDGTTNFLHGIPHFAISIGLQRDGVLIAGLVYNPANDELYTAERGKGAFLNDQRLRVSGRRQMNDCVIACGLPHIGRGDHELSRREMAALQPKVAGLRRFGAASLDLAFVAAGRVDGYWERNLQPWDIAGGQIIVREAGGIVSGIQGDDDPLTTGHVICGNEFVHAELVKIIKPLG, from the coding sequence ATGCTGCAATCCGCTCTTATGAACGTCATGGTCAAGGCGGCGCGCCGCGCCGGCCGTAGCCTGAAACGCGATCTCGGCGAGATCGAGAACCTTCAGGTGTCACTGAAGGGACCAGCGAATTTCGTCAGTCTCGCGGACAAGCGCGCGGAGGACATCCTGTATGATGAACTCAACAAGGCGCGTCCCGGCTACGGCTTTTTCGGTGAGGAAGGCGGCAGCCGCGAGGGCACGGACAAGAGCCACACCTGGATCGTCGATCCGCTCGACGGCACCACAAACTTCCTGCACGGCATTCCGCATTTCGCGATCTCGATCGGCCTGCAACGTGATGGCGTGCTGATCGCCGGCCTCGTTTACAACCCCGCCAATGACGAACTCTACACCGCGGAGCGCGGCAAGGGCGCCTTTCTCAACGATCAGCGGCTGCGCGTGTCGGGCCGCCGTCAGATGAACGACTGCGTGATCGCGTGCGGCCTGCCGCATATCGGACGCGGCGACCATGAATTGTCGCGACGGGAGATGGCCGCCCTCCAGCCGAAGGTGGCGGGCCTGCGACGCTTCGGCGCGGCCTCGCTCGATCTCGCTTTCGTCGCGGCGGGCCGCGTCGACGGCTACTGGGAACGCAACCTGCAACCGTGGGATATCGCGGGCGGGCAGATCATCGTGCGCGAGGCCGGCGGCATCGTCAGCGGCATCCAGGGCGACGACGATCCGCTCACGACCGGTCATGTGATCTGCGGCAACGAATTCGTCCACGCCGAACTCGTGAAGATCATCAAGCCGCTGGGATAG